One window of Manihot esculenta cultivar AM560-2 chromosome 17, M.esculenta_v8, whole genome shotgun sequence genomic DNA carries:
- the LOC110605054 gene encoding SUPPRESSOR OF GAMMA RESPONSE 1 — MMFGRAWLIDSRTIARKVRNPTRASAYQIKDYGANRECPNCHHCIDNSDVCHDWPGLPAGVKFDPSDAELLEHLSAKCGVGDTNPHAFIDEFIPTLHDDKGICYTHPENLPGAKKNGSNIHFFHRNINAYATGRRKRRKVHNQQGSSEEHVRWHKTGKTKSVMENGVQKGCKKIMVLYKSSKKGTKPDKSNWVMHQYHLGTDEDEKEGEYVVSKIFYQQQKQHDLNDDGLGFEDSDTLALHTSPRTPITNPPNPPRPKKSDILDDVADEKEQDIIKGASDVQVPAVHPEDDVGYSAWLAGESQAVENYDFSSIDDSLLCKEIFDSSSLFLSNSGNVSYNGSAHTRNEVTGDTTNNNNNNNAPCGIADLENLELDTPPDFQLADLQFSSQDSILGWIDRL; from the exons ATGATGTTTGGCAGGGCTTGGCTTATTGATAGCAGAACAATTGCGAGGAAAGTTAGAAATCCGACTCGAGCTTCTGCTTATCAAATCAAAGACTATGGAGCAAATCGTGAATGCCCAAATTGTCATCATTGTATAGATAACAGTGAT GTTTGTCATGATTGGCCTGGTCTTCCAGCTGGTGTAAAATTTGATCCATCTGATGCAGAGCTCTTAGAGCATTTATCTGCTAAATGTGGTGTTGGAGACACAAATCCACATGCGTTCATCGACGAATTTATTCCTACATTACATGACGACAAAGGGATTTGCTATACTCACCCTGAAAATCTTCCTG GTgccaagaaaaatggaagcaaTATCCATTTTTTTCACAGAAACATCAATGCTTATGCTACTGGCCGAAGGAAGCGTCGCAAGGTCCACAATCAACAAGGTTCAAGTGAGGAGCATGTCCGCTGGCATAAGACAGGCAAGACAAAATCTGTCATGGAAAATGGAGTGCAGAAGGGCTGCAAGAAGATCATGGTTCTTTATAAAAGCTCAAAGAAGGGGACCAAGCCAGATAAGTCCAATTGGGTGATGCATCAGTACCATCTGGGGACTGATGAAGATGAAAAAGAGGGTGAATATGTTGTTTCCAAAATTTTCTACCAACAGCAAAAGCAGCATGATCTGAATGATGATggtcttggttttgaagattctGATACTTTGGCACTTCATACTAGTCCAAGGACACCCATTACCAATCCTCCCAATCCACCTCGGCCGAAGAAATCTGATATACTTGATGATGTTGCTGATGAGAAG GAACAAGACATTATCAAAGGAGCATCTGATGTCCAAGTACCTGCTGTTCATCCTGAAGATGATGTGGGATATTCAGCATGGTTGGCTGGCGAATCTCAGGCTGTAGAGAACTATGATTTCAGCAGCATTGATGATTCCTTGTTGTGCAAAGAAATTTTCGAttcttcttcactttttctcagCAATTCAGGAAATGTCTCATACAATGGCTCTGCTCATACTAGAAATGAAGTGACCGGAGATACtaccaacaacaacaacaataataatgcGCCTTGTGGAATTGCTGACCTTGAGAATCTGGAGCTTGACACTCCACCGGATTTCCAGCTTGCT GATCTGCAGTTTAGTTCTCAAGATAGTATTCTTGGTTGGATTGACAGATTATGA
- the LOC110604955 gene encoding alkane hydroxylase MAH1 has product MGILGYSEMLEAILGFLAILTFALWVWWWNANEILINWPVVGMLPQLSWNSSHLHDFITKVLQQSQGTFLLKGHWFGNKDYLLTSDSMNVHHLTSKNFANYHKGEEFKQIFEPMGDGIFISDSDNWRTQRRILHYILRSKSFVFAARSTMEQKILKGLFPVLENASMLSTEVDLQVILQQFMFDNICLLVLGFDPDSLSTELPQVPSVAKAYDCLAEGAIYRHLIPGCIWKLQRWLQIGNEKKFTEAWNIFDDFAEQCITSKRQQLSQSRKDQKEQEDFDLLTYFLVNDDDCADDQGGEDVTTDTKSNKFLRDTAFNLLAAGRDTIAAGLVWLFWLVVTHPSVESKILEEMRANLSQGTDGKWKIFSIEEVNKLLYLHAVVCETLRLYPPVPFEHRASAGPDILPSGHKIPGNMKIIYSSYSMGRMEDIWGKDFLEFKPERWISERGEIKHVPSYKFTAFHAGPRTCLGKDLAFLQMKIVASAVLWNFSLKVVENQPISPRVSIVLSMKKGFKVKVFERLASLNGGNEGNHM; this is encoded by the coding sequence ATGGGCATACTTGGTTACTCAGAGATGCTAGAAGCAATTCTAGGATTTCTTGCTATTCTTACATTTGCTCTTTGGGTTTGGTGGTGGAATGCGAACGAGATACTTATCAACTGGCCTGTCGTAGGGATGCTTCCGCAGCTTTCTTGGAACAGCTCTCATCTCCATGATTTTATCACTAAAGTTCTCCAGCAAAGTCAGGGCACATTTTTGCTCAAGGGACATTGGTTTGGTAACAAGGATTATCTTTTAACTAGTGATTCTATGAATGTTCACCACCTTACAAGCAAGAATTTTGCGAACTACCATAAGGGCGAGGAATTTAAGCAGATTTTTGAACCTATGGGAGATGGGATTTTCATTTCTGACTCAGATAATTGGAGAACTCAAAGGAGAATACTTCATTATATACTTAGAAGTAAGAGCTTCGTGTTTGCTGCAAGGAGCACTATGGAGCAGAAGATCTTGAAAGGCCTATTCCCAGTCCTAGAGAATGCTTCAATGCTTTCAACTGAGGTAGATTTACAAGTTATTCTTCAGCAATTCATGTTTGATAATATCTGTTTGTTGGTTTTAGGCTTCGATCCGGATTCTCTTTCCACAGAATTACCTCAAGTTCCTTCTGTTGCAAAGGCATATGATTGCTTGGCGGAGGGTGCAATTTATAGGCACCTCATTCCAGGATGCATTTGGAAGTTGCAAAGATGGTTGCAAATTGGAAATGAGAAAAAGTTTACAGAAGCTTGGAAcatctttgatgattttgcagAGCAATGCATTACAAGCAAGCGACAACAATTAAGCCAAAGCAGAAAGGATCAAAAAGAACAAGAGGATTTTGACTTGTTGACATATTTTTTAGTGAATGATGATGATTGTGCAGATGATCAAGGAGGAGAAGATGTCACAACGGATACTAAATCAAACAAATTTCTAAGAGACACTGCGTTTAATCTCCTGGCAGCTGGAAGAGACACAATAGCTGCCGGACTTGTTTGGCTTTTCTGGCTAGTGGTAACACACCCATCTGTAGAGAGCAAGATTTTGGAAGAGATGAGAGCAAATTTAAGTCAAGGAACTGATGGTAAGTGGAAGATTTTCAGTATTGAAGAGGTTAACAAACTACTTTATCTGCATGCTGTTGTATGCGAGACACTTCGACTGTATCCACCTGTACCTTTTGAGCATAGAGCTTCTGCAGGACCAGACATTCTTCCAAGTGGCCATAAAATCCCTGGAAATATGAAGATAATATATTCTTCATATTCAATGGGAAGGATGGAAGATATATGGGGCAAAGATTTCTTGGAATTTAAGCCAGAGAGATGGATTTCAGAGAGGGGTGAAATCAAGCATGTACCCTCTTACAAGTTCACAGCATTCCATGCAGGACCTAGAACATGTTTAGGTAAGGATTTGGCTTTTTTGCAAATGAAGATAGTAGCTTCTGCTGTTTTATGGAATTTTTCTCTTAAAGTGGTCGAAAACCAGCCTATCAGTCCAAGGGTTTCTATTGTACTTTCCATGAAAAAGGGTTTCAAGGTTAAGGTCTTTGAAAGATTAGCTTCTTTAAATGGAGGAAATGAAGGAAATCACATGTGA
- the LOC110604956 gene encoding alkane hydroxylase MAH1, producing the protein LLGYSEMLEAILGFLSILTFILWVWWWNANEVLINWPVIGMFPQFTWNIPRLHDFLTNILQQSQGTILLKGHWFGNKDYLLTSDSMNVHHITSKNFANYHKGEEFKQIFEPMGDGIFISDSDNWRTQRKIFHYILESKRFKLAAKSVMEQKILKGLFPVLEDASILASEVDLQVVLKQFMFDNICLLVLGFDPNSLSTELPQIPSVAKAYDVLSEGAIYRHLIPGCIWKLQRWLQIGNEKKFRKAWNTFDDFAEQCITSKRQQLGQSSKDRKEQDSFDLLTYFLVNDDDCSDDQGGEDVTMDIKSNKFLRDTAFNLLAAGRDTIAAGLVWLFWLVATHPYVENKILEEMKANLRERTDGKWKIFSIEEVDKLLYLHAVVCETLRLYPPVPFEHRASTRPDILPSGHKIPGNMKIIYSLYSMGRMEDIWGKDFLEFKPERWISERGRIKHIPSYKFITFHTGPRTCLGKDLAFLQMKIVASAVLWNFSLQVVKNHPIGPRISVILSMKKGLKVKVFERFASLNEGNHL; encoded by the coding sequence TTACTTGGGTACTCAGAGATGCTGGAAGCAATTCTAGGGTTTCTTTCTATTCTTACATTTATCCTTTGGGTTTGGTGGTGGAATGCGAATGAGGTACTTATCAACTGGCCTGTCATAGGGATGTTTCCGCAGTTTACTTGGAACATACCTCGTCTCCATGATTTTCTCACTAATATTCTCCAGCAAAGTCAGGGCACAATTCTACTCAAGGGACATTGGTTTGGTAACAAGGATTATCTATTAACTAGTGATTCTATGAACGTTCACCACATTACGAGCAAGAATTTTGCAAACTACCATAAAGGCGAGGAATTTAAGCAGATTTTTGAACCTATGGGAGATGGGATTTTCATTTCTGACTCAGATAATTGGAGAACTCAAAGgaaaatatttcattatatACTTGAAAGCAAGAGGTTCAAGCTTGCTGCAAAGAGTGTGATGGAGCAGAAGATCTTGAAAGGCCTGTTCCCAGTACTAGAGGATGCTTCAATACTTGCAAGTGAGGTAGATTTACAAGTAGTTCTTAAGCAATTCATGTTTGATAATATTTGTTTGTTGGTTTTAGGCTTCGATCCGAATTCACTTTCCACAGAATTACCTCAAATTCCTTCTGTTGCAAAGGCATACGATGTCTTGTCCGAGGGTGCAATTTATAGGCACCTCATTCCAGGATGTATTTGGAAGTTGCAGAGATGGTTGCAAATTGGAAATGAGAAAAAGTTTAGAAAAGCTTGGAACacctttgatgattttgcagAGCAATGCATTACAAGCAAGCGACAACAATTAGGTCAAAGCAGCAAAGATCGGAAAGAACAAGATAGTTTCGACTTATTAACGTACTTTTTAGTGAATGATGATGATTGTTCAGATGATCAAGGAGGAGAAGATGTAACCATGGATATTAAATCAAACAAATTTCTAAGAGACACCGCGTTTAATCTCCTGGCAGCCGGGAGAGACACAATAGCTGCTGGACTTGTTTGGCTTTTCTGGCTAGTTGCAACACACCCATATGTAGAGAACAAGATTTTGGAAGAGATGAAAGCGAATTTAAGAGAACGAACCGATGGTAAGTGGAAGATTTTCAGTATTGAAGAGGTAGACAAATTACTTTATCTGCATGCTGTTGTATGCGAGACACTTCGACTATATCCACCTGTACCTTTTGAGCATAGAGCTTCCACAAGGCCAGACATTCTTCCAAGCGGCCATAAAATCCCTGGAAATATGAAGATAATATATTCTTTATATTCGATGGGAAGAATGGAAGATATATGGGGTAAAGATTTCTTGGAATTTAAGCCAGAGAGATGGATTTCAGAGAGAGGTAGAATCAAACATATACCCTCTTACAAGTTCATAACATTCCATACAGGACCCAGAACATGTTTAGGTAAAGATTTGGCTTTTTTGCAAATGAAGATTGTAGCTTCTGCTGTTTTATGGAATTTTTCTCTTCAAGTGGTTAAAAACCATCCTATTGGTCCAAGGATTTCTGTAATACTTTCCATGAAAAAGGGTTTGAAGGTTAAGGTTTTTGAAAGATTTGCTTCTTTAAATGAAGGAAATCACCTGTGA